The following proteins are co-located in the Theropithecus gelada isolate Dixy chromosome 19, Tgel_1.0, whole genome shotgun sequence genome:
- the ZNF77 gene encoding zinc finger protein 77, translating to MDSVVFEEVAVNFTPEEWALLDHAQRSLYRDVMLETCRNLASLDCCIYVRTSGSSSQRDVLGNGISNDEEIVKFTSDYWSIFGENWRFDNTGDQHQIPERHLRSQLGSLCESNEGHQCGETWSQTANLPVHKSYPTEAQPSECTKCGKASENQQRSHTRQRLCKECGQACSCLSCQSPPMKTQTVEKPCNGQDSGRASATYVKSLSSKKSYECKKCGKAFACPSSFRGHVNSHHEQKTHACKVCGKTFMYYSYLTRHLRTHTGEKPYECKECGKAFSCPSYFREHVRTHTGEKPYECKHCGKSFSCYSSFRDHVRTHTGEKPCQCKHCGKAFTCYSSLREHGRTHSGEKPYECKECGKAFRYPSSLRAHVRMHTGEKPYVCKQCGKAFGCPTYFRRHVKTHSGVKPYECKECGKAYSFSSSLRIHVRTHTGEKPFECKHCGKAFSCHSSLREHVRTHSREKPYECNQCGKAFSHAQYFQKHVRSHSGVKPYECPECGKAYSCSSSLRVHVRTHTGERPYECKQCGKTFRYLASLQAHMRTHAGA from the exons ATG GACTCCGTGGTCTTTGAGGAAGTGGCTGTGAACTTCACCCCAGAAGAGTGGGCGTTGCTGGATCATGCTCAGAGGAGCCTGTACAGAGATGTGATGCTGGAGACCTGCAGGAACCTGGCCTCCTTAG ATTGTTGCATTTATGTTAGAACCAGTGGATCAAGTTCTCAGAGGGACGTTCTGGGGAATGGAATATCCAATGATGAAGAAATTGTAAAGTTCACAAGTGATTACTGGTCTATTTTTGGAGAAAATTGGAGATTTGATAACACTGGAGATCAGCACCAAATCCCAGAGAGGCATTTGAG AAGTCAATTGGGGAGCCTCTGTGAAAGTAATGAAGGTCATCAATGTGGAGAGACCTGGAGCCAGACTGCGAACCTTCCTGTGCACAAGAGTTACCCTACTGAAGCTCAACCCTCTGAGTGCACTAAGTGTGGCAAAGCCTCTGAGAATCAGCAGAGATCTCACACCAGACAGAGACTGTGTAAGGAATGTGGGCAAGCCTGTAGCTGCCTCTCCTGCCAAAGCCCTCCTATGAAAACGCAGACTGTAGAGAAACCCTGTAATGGCCAGGACTCAGGGAGAGCATCTGCGACATATGTGAAAAGTCTCAGCAGTAAAAAGTCTTATGAATGTAAGAAATGTGGAAAAGCTTTCGCTTGTCCCTCCTCTTTCAGGGGACATGTGAATAGTCACCATGAGCAGAAAACTCATGCATGTAAAGTATGTGGGAAGACCTTTATGTATTATTCCTACCTTACACGGCATTTAAGAACTCACACAGGGGAGAAACCCTATGAGTGTAAggagtgtgggaaagccttcagctGTCCCTCATACTTTCGAGAACATGTCAGAacacacactggagagaaaccatatgaaTGTAAGCATTGTGGAAAATCATTCAGCTGTTACTCCTCCTTTAGAGATCATGTGAGAAcgcacactggagagaaaccctgtcAGTGTAAACATTGCGGAAAAGCGTTCACTTGTTACTCATCTCTTCGAGAACACGGGAGAACGCACAGTGgcgagaaaccctatgaatgtaaggaatgcgGCAAAGCCTTCCGGTACCCCTCCTCTCTGCGAGCACACGTGAGAATGCACACCGGAGAGAAGCCCTATGTGTGCAAGCAGTGTGGGAAGGCCTTCGGATGTCCCACTTACTTTAGAAGACATGTGAAAACACACAGCGGGGTgaagccctatgaatgtaaggagtGTGGGAAAGCCTACAGTTTTTCCTCCTCCCTTCGAATCCACGTGAGGAcgcacactggagagaagccctttGAGTGTAAGCattgtgggaaagccttcagctGTCACTCCTCCCTTCGAGAGCACGTGCGAACCCACAGCAGAGAGAAACCGTACGAATGTAAtcaatgtgggaaagccttcagccACGCTCAGTACTTTCAAAAGCATGTGAGATCACACAGTGGAGTCAAACCCTACGAATGTcctgaatgtgggaaagcctacAGTTGTTCCTCGTCCCTTCGTGTGCACGTGAGAACACACACTGGAGAGAGACCGTATGAGTGCAAGCAGTGTGGGAAAACCTTCAGGTATCTCGCGTCGCTGCAAGCACACATGAGAACACATGCTGGAGCGTGA